GTACTTGCAATTCGGGGGAAAGCATGCGTTTTTCAAACTCTTTCACCGGCCGTTTGCTTTCGATGAGTTGCAACAGCAGGTTCACCGCTGCTTCGCCCATTTCGCGGGATGGCTGCCGCACAATGGTCATGGGCGGGTCTATCAATTCAGGAATGTCGGTGTTGGAAAAACCAGCCAGGGCAACATCATCCGGAATTTTAATGCCCCTGCGTTTGAGCGTTTTCAACACACCCGTGGTGATTTTATCACTGGTGGTTAAAATGGCATCGGGCTTTTGCTTGAGGGTAAACAATTTGTTGATGATGGCTTCAATTTCAGAAAAATCCATGCCGCTGTAAAAGCTGTAGTGGATGTAATCGTCGTTGGCTTCAATGCCATGTGCTTTCAATGCTTCTTTATAACCTGCTACCCGGTCTTTGGTAATGCTGAGAAATTCGGAGCTGCTGATGACCGCAATGCGTTTGGCACCCATTTGAATTAAATGATCGGTAGCATCAAAGGCGCCTTTGTAGTTGTCTACAATTACTTTGTGTGTATTGATTTCATCGGTGATGCGATCAAAAAAACAATGGGCAGGCCACGGTCGTGCAAGGTTTTCAAATGGCTGAGGTCATGCGTTTCGGTAGACAGTGAAATGATGAGTCCATCCACACCACGGGAGGAAAGAAACTGTACATCGAGCACTTCCCGTTCGTACGATTCAAAGCTTTGGGTAATGATGACATTATAGCCTTTGTCGTAAGCAATGGATTCAATACCATTGATGATTTGTGAGAAAAAGTTATTGGCAATTTCGCATACCACCAACCCAATGGAACGGCTGCGTTTTTCTTTCAGGCTGAGTGCAATGGGGTTGGGTTTATAATTGAGCCGTTCTGCACATTCTATTACCAGTTGTTTGGTTTCGGGGCTAATCTCGTGGCTGTCTCGCAATGCACGGGAAACAGTGGAGGTAGAAACGCCGAGTGCTTTGGCAATGTCTTTAATAGTGGCGGCTTCAAACTTCATGAACAGTTGCTTTTGAGGGGTAAATGTAACATAAACCTGCTTGGCATACAGCGCCGTGGATGCCGCTAATGTGCAGCAGTCATTTTGTATCAAAAATGTACCGCAAAATGGTAACGATTGCGTAAAAAAAAGCACGGCAAAATCCGCTGGAAAAATAAATAGTGAGTAGCATTGACATACGAAAACAACGATGGAATGCTTGCATGACAATATCCCTTACTTCCGTCTTCTGCGCCATTTAAAATAAAACCAACAACCATGCTCACTATTGCCAGTTGCCTTTGGCAATGGGTGCCATGTTATTGAGGTATCGGAAGGGTTTTTACATCAGGTAATTCAACCTTGTTTTTGCAAATCCACATGATTTGTGCTTGTTCATTTTTTAATGCCTATTGCTTATGAAAAAACTGATGTTGTATTGCTTATTGGTCTTGCTTGTACCAATAGCAGCATGGTCTCAATCGCGGCAAATTAAGGGGAAGGTAACTGACGATGCAGGAGCACCACTGAGTGGTGTAAGTGTAGTAGTACAGGGTGCCAAAACCGGTACACAAACCGAAGCTGACGGTACGTTCAGCATTGCCGTTGCTGGCAGCACCAAGGTTACACTGGTGTTTAGCTATACTGGTTTCAAAACCAATACGGTAAGTACCGACGGCAAAACTGCCGTGGAAGTGAGTATGGAAAGATTGCCTTCTAATCTGGAAGATGTAGTAGTAGTAGGTTACTCAACTGTTGCCCGTAAAAACCTTACGGGTTCTGTGTCTTCTGTTTCTGCCAAGCAAATAAAAGACGTGCCCATTGCCTCGGCTGCAGAAGCCATTCAGGGCCGGTTGGCTGGTGTGCAGGCCATTGCTACAGAAGGGGCTCCCGGTGCAGAAATTATTATTCGTGTTCGTGGTGGTGGTTCTATTACACAAGACAACTCACCACTATACATTGTAGATGGTGTGCAGGTTGAAAATGCCTTGAATGTGTTGTCTCCGCAAGACATTCAATCAATTGATGTTTTGAAAGATGCTTCTACTACGGCTATTTATGGTGCCCGTGCTGCCAATGGTGTCATCCTCATTACTACCAAAGGTGGCAAGGCTGGTAAAACAACGGTTTCTTACAACGGCCAAATGGGTGTTCGAAATTTGCCCAAAACCATGGAAGTGCTGAGCCCTTATGATTTTGTACGCTGGCAGTACGAACGCAGCCGTGGCAGCGTGGCCGATAGCAGCAGTTTTGCACAAACCTATGGCACTACCTGGGATACATTGAACGTGTACAAAAACATGGCACCCATCAATTGGCAGGAACAGGTTTTTGGTCGCAGTGCTTCTTTCCAAAACCACAACGTAGTGGTAAATGGTGGTAATCAAAACACCACTTTCAACCTGAGCCTTACCGGCAACAAAGAAGAAGGCGTACAATTAGAATCTGGCTTCGACAGATACCTTGTCAACTTCAAGTTGGATCATCGCATCAGCAGCAAGTTTCGCATGGGTATGACGGTTCGTTATCTCGACCAAACCATTCGTGGTGCCGGTACCACCAACAGCGGTACACGTACCACCAACCGTTTACGTCATGCCATCAACTATCGGCCGTTTGAAATACCAACACCCAATGGCGGTATCGATGATTTTGACGAAGCATACTTTCTTGCTTCTGCTGGTGCTACCAACCCCGTGTTGCTAACACAAGCCGAATACCGTCGTCAGTATACAAAGGGTACTTATTTTACTGGCTACCTCAATTACAACATTGTCAAGAACCTGACATTCCGTTCTACATTTGGCTATGATGCTGCCAATGTGCAAACCGATTTGTTTTATAGCAAAATCACCAGCACAGCCCGAAACTTTGCTTCATTGCCGGTTGCTTCAATTGGTAAGCAAAACAACAGTTCATTCAACAATTCCAATACGTTACAGTACAGCGTCAGCAATTACAAAGACAAACATGATTTCAGCGTATTGATTGGCCAGGAAATAGTGGAGCAACAATCAAAGACAGATGCCTTTGAAACCCGCTTTTTTCCTGCTGATATTTCTGCAGAAAAAGCGTTGGCCAACATGGGTCTCGGCTCTGCACCTACCGGTTCTGCACAGCCTTTGCCAACCTCATTTGTACAGCCGCCCAATCGTATCTTGTCGTTCTTTGGCCGGCTCAATTATGCATACGACGATAAGTATTTAGCCACTTTCAATTTACGCAGCGACCGTTCCTCTAAGTTCAGCTCAGACAATGGAAGCCTCGTGTTTCCATCGGGTTCACTGGCTTGGCGTTTCAGCCGCGAGGGCTTTATGAAAAACGCTAAGTGGCTCAATGAAGGTAAGCTTCGCTTTGGCTATGGTGCCGTGGGCAACAACCGTATCGATAATTTGCTGTATCTGCAGTTGTATGGTGTAACCGGTCAGTATGCATTTAACCACAGCATTGTACCCGGTTTTGCGCCTACTGCATTGGCAAACCCCGGCTTGCGTTGGGAAAAGAATACCACCATGAACATTGGTTTGGATTTGGCATTCTTCAACAACAACCTGCAGGTAACAGTAGATGCGTATAAAAACAAAGCCAACGATTTGTTGCTGGCTGTAGCTATTCCGCCTACAACAGGTTATACTTCACAAATACAAAACATTGGTGCTACCAGCAACCGTGGTATTGAAGTGCAGATAAATGCAACGCCTATCAACAAAAAGAACTTCACCTGGACCAGCAACTTCAATATTGCATTTAACCGTAATAAAGTAGAAAGCCTTGGTGGTGTTGATTTTATTGAACGTAACTCTGGCTGGCAGGGTACTGATGGTGTGCCAGATTATTTGGTAAAAGTGGGCCAGCCTACCGGCTTGATGTATGGTTTTGTAACGGATGGTTTTTACAAAACAGAAGACTTTGATTACAACGCTACTACTGGTGTGTACACCATTAAAGCAGGCGTACCTGTAAATGGTGTGTATGGTACTCCACAGCCTGGTATGATGAAATGGAAAGACTTGGATGGTGATGGTTTGATTACTTCTGATAAAGACCGCACCATCATTGGTAATGCCAATCCAGACTTTACTGGTGGTTGGAACAACCAGTTCCGCTATGGCAATTTCGACGCCAGCATCTTCGTAAACTTTGTGGTAGGCAACGATATCTACAACGCCAACAAACTCGAATGGACAGATGGTGCATTTTCAAACCTGAACATGCTCAACATCATGAAAGATCGTTGGACCAATATTGATGCCAATGGTAATGTAGTAACTGACCCTAAAGCATTGGATGCACTCAATGCCAACGCTAAAATTTGGAGCCCTGTACGGGTACAACGTTGGTGGCTGCATTCATGGGCTGTCGAAAATGGTTCTTACCTGCGTATCAACAACGTAACACTGGGTTATACATTGCCTGCAGCATTGTTGTCTCGTATGAAGATTGCTACGCTTCGGGTATTTGGTACGGTCAACAATCTTGCAACGCTTACCAACTACAGCGGTTATGACCCTGATGTAACAGCCCGTCGTTCAGATCCATTGACTCCCGGTGTTGATTTTGCCGCATATCCTCGTTCTCGTACATGGGTATTTGGTGTAAACGTTACTTTTTAATTGACTCAGCCTTTAATACGAAGCCTTATGAAAAAGCAAATACAAAGGACTTTCATTGCGGCTGCCATGTCAGCAGCATTCTTCGGCATCAGCTCTTGTAAAAAATATACGATTGTTGAACCTGTTTCTCAATACGGCATTGCCCAGGTATTTTCTGATGTATCCAACACCTACAATGCATTGGTAGGTGTATACGATGAATTGCAGGGAGACAATGGATACGGCATCCGAATCAGCATGTATTATCCGTACGATTCGGATGAAGGTATTGTGAGTGGTAATATTGATAACGGCCGCCGTGGAGTAGGCCGCTATCAGTTGCTGCTTACCAACTCAGAAATAGCCAACCCGTTTCGTCAGTTGTATCGGGGTATCGAAAAAGCCAATCTCTGTATTGAGCAAATCCCGTTGATGGAAAAATTTACCACGGGTTCTGCCACGGAGCAAAAAGAACTGAAGCGGATGTATGGAGAAGCCCTCACGTTAAGAGCACAGTTTTATCATGAACTCATTCGCAACTGGGGTGATGTGCCGGCTCCCATGGTGCCAGCATATAAGCAAGCCGATTTGTTTGTACCACAAGCCGACAGAGATTCTACATATGATAAAATTTTGAACGACTTGGCAACAGCTATTGATTTGTTGCCTTGGCGTACAGAAGCCGGCCCTCGCAATGAACGCATCACAAAGGGGGCTGCCAAAGCACTTCGTGCAAGAATTGCACTCAATCGTGGCGGTTTTTCATTGCGTCAAAATGGGCAGATGGAACGGCGCAGCGATTACCTCACTTATTATCAAATAGCCAAGAAAGAATGTGAAGAATTGATGGCTCGTCGCGACCAGCATACGCTCAATCCAAGCTATATCGATATCTGGCGCAAACTCACCTCATTTCAATACGATCCTCAGGCAGAAATTTTATTTGAAGTAGGTGCAGGTGGTGGCAATGGCAACAGTGATAGCCGCATGGGCAACTACGACGGACCCAACCTCAGCAACGCTTCCCGCTATGGTGCCGGTGGTGGTGGTATCGTGATGCTGCCCAATTATTTCTATGCATTTGATTCTGCTGATAGCCGCAGAGATGTAACCATTACGCATTATCAGGTTACTTCTGCTACCAATATCAAAAGCCAGCGTCGACTGGGCGAACTTAATACCGGAAAGTACCGCCGCGATTGGCGCAATCCGTTGCTGCCTGGTACCGTGTTGAATGTAGGCTACAACTGGTCTGTGATTCGTTTTGCAGATGTATTACTGATGTATGCAGAAGCAGTAAACGAAATCAACAATGGCCCTACTGCTGAAGCCATTGCTGCATTTGAAGAAGTACGTAAAAGAGCATTCAACGGCAACGCTGCGTTGATAGGTACCACACCTACAGACAAAGCCGGGTTTTTCAATGCCATTGTCAATGAGCGTTATCTGGAGTTTGGTCATGAAGGCATTCGCAAATTTGATTTGCTGCGTTGGAATTTGCTGGCTACAAAAATTGCAGAAGC
The Phnomibacter ginsenosidimutans genome window above contains:
- a CDS encoding RagB/SusD family nutrient uptake outer membrane protein, whose product is MKKQIQRTFIAAAMSAAFFGISSCKKYTIVEPVSQYGIAQVFSDVSNTYNALVGVYDELQGDNGYGIRISMYYPYDSDEGIVSGNIDNGRRGVGRYQLLLTNSEIANPFRQLYRGIEKANLCIEQIPLMEKFTTGSATEQKELKRMYGEALTLRAQFYHELIRNWGDVPAPMVPAYKQADLFVPQADRDSTYDKILNDLATAIDLLPWRTEAGPRNERITKGAAKALRARIALNRGGFSLRQNGQMERRSDYLTYYQIAKKECEELMARRDQHTLNPSYIDIWRKLTSFQYDPQAEILFEVGAGGGNGNSDSRMGNYDGPNLSNASRYGAGGGGIVMLPNYFYAFDSADSRRDVTITHYQVTSATNIKSQRRLGELNTGKYRRDWRNPLLPGTVLNVGYNWSVIRFADVLLMYAEAVNEINNGPTAEAIAAFEEVRKRAFNGNAALIGTTPTDKAGFFNAIVNERYLEFGHEGIRKFDLLRWNLLATKIAEARTNIQAIRDRRAPYANVPQYIYWRNNGEEIQYFAGATAPATAQPFWRPTQVPSPTTGWTRTDWAQQLTSNQIDSKPLWQGFASFFTPGKSELFPFDQGTLSSYQGKLKQNPGY
- a CDS encoding SusC/RagA family TonB-linked outer membrane protein; translated protein: MKKLMLYCLLVLLVPIAAWSQSRQIKGKVTDDAGAPLSGVSVVVQGAKTGTQTEADGTFSIAVAGSTKVTLVFSYTGFKTNTVSTDGKTAVEVSMERLPSNLEDVVVVGYSTVARKNLTGSVSSVSAKQIKDVPIASAAEAIQGRLAGVQAIATEGAPGAEIIIRVRGGGSITQDNSPLYIVDGVQVENALNVLSPQDIQSIDVLKDASTTAIYGARAANGVILITTKGGKAGKTTVSYNGQMGVRNLPKTMEVLSPYDFVRWQYERSRGSVADSSSFAQTYGTTWDTLNVYKNMAPINWQEQVFGRSASFQNHNVVVNGGNQNTTFNLSLTGNKEEGVQLESGFDRYLVNFKLDHRISSKFRMGMTVRYLDQTIRGAGTTNSGTRTTNRLRHAINYRPFEIPTPNGGIDDFDEAYFLASAGATNPVLLTQAEYRRQYTKGTYFTGYLNYNIVKNLTFRSTFGYDAANVQTDLFYSKITSTARNFASLPVASIGKQNNSSFNNSNTLQYSVSNYKDKHDFSVLIGQEIVEQQSKTDAFETRFFPADISAEKALANMGLGSAPTGSAQPLPTSFVQPPNRILSFFGRLNYAYDDKYLATFNLRSDRSSKFSSDNGSLVFPSGSLAWRFSREGFMKNAKWLNEGKLRFGYGAVGNNRIDNLLYLQLYGVTGQYAFNHSIVPGFAPTALANPGLRWEKNTTMNIGLDLAFFNNNLQVTVDAYKNKANDLLLAVAIPPTTGYTSQIQNIGATSNRGIEVQINATPINKKNFTWTSNFNIAFNRNKVESLGGVDFIERNSGWQGTDGVPDYLVKVGQPTGLMYGFVTDGFYKTEDFDYNATTGVYTIKAGVPVNGVYGTPQPGMMKWKDLDGDGLITSDKDRTIIGNANPDFTGGWNNQFRYGNFDASIFVNFVVGNDIYNANKLEWTDGAFSNLNMLNIMKDRWTNIDANGNVVTDPKALDALNANAKIWSPVRVQRWWLHSWAVENGSYLRINNVTLGYTLPAALLSRMKIATLRVFGTVNNLATLTNYSGYDPDVTARRSDPLTPGVDFAAYPRSRTWVFGVNVTF
- a CDS encoding substrate-binding domain-containing protein, yielding MGAKRIAVISSSEFLSITKDRVAGYKEALKAHGIEANDDYIHYSFYSGMDFSEIEAIINKLFTLKQKPDAILTTSDKITTGVLKTLKRRGIKIPDDVALAGFSNTDIPELIDPPMTIVRQPSREMGEAAVNLLLQLIESKRPVKEFEKRMLSPELQVRASSMGKKKATRKTSK
- a CDS encoding LacI family DNA-binding transcriptional regulator, coding for MKFEAATIKDIAKALGVSTSTVSRALRDSHEISPETKQLVIECAERLNYKPNPIALSLKEKRSRSIGLVVCEIANNFFSQIINGIESIAYDKGYNVIITQSFESYEREVLDVQFLSSRGVDGLIISLSTETHDLSHLKTLHDRGLPIVFLIASPMKSIHTK